Proteins from one Triticum aestivum cultivar Chinese Spring chromosome 7A, IWGSC CS RefSeq v2.1, whole genome shotgun sequence genomic window:
- the LOC123150599 gene encoding uncharacterized protein, which translates to MDPIVNQGWTSSEVEEACSLIARLNTNKIMYDDNDDKNKKHNYIMNSLHALFPSKTMKEVTDLYVNLAVEMHMIQRREGTHVTSGSPQNIFTFCDPVNGNYELPKEENGASSTHVIYTMGDHANENFGVRDEATIMDNNGLSFGCVMEDTGITVMGEAPLMADTNKMEVLENNISIDQPVVAPHQCGFWIDEEHSMGGLVNENFEVQEDEDRP; encoded by the exons ATGGACCCAATAGTCAACCAGGGGTGGACCTCATCCGAGGTAGAGGAGGCATGCTCACTCATTGCTAGGCTCAACACCAACAAAATCATGTACGACGACAATGATGACAAGAACAAGAAGCATAATTACATCATGAATTCTCTCCATGCATTGTTTCCTTCAAAGACCATGAAAGAGGTAACAGATCTTTATGTTAATCTCGCCGTGGAAATGCATATGATCCAACGGAGGGAGGGAACCCATGTTACTAGTGGTAGCCCGCAAAACATTTTCACCTTTTGTGACCCTGTCAACGGTAACTATGAGCTACCGAAGGAGGAGAATGGTGCTAGCAGCACACACGTTATCTACACCATGGGCGACCATGCGAATGAAAACTTCGGTGTACGAGACGAGGCAACAATCATGGACAACAATGGATTGTCCTTTGGTTGTGTAATGGAGGATACGGGGATCACGGTGATGGGTGAGGCACCGCTGATGGCAGACACCAACAAGATGGAGGTGTTGGAGAACAATATTTCCATAGATCAACCAGTTGTTGCCCCACATCAATGTGGTTTTTGGATCGACGAGGAACACAG CATGGGCGGCCTTGTTAATGAAAACTTTGAGGTACAAGAGGACGAGGATAGACCATGA